Proteins found in one Chthonomonadales bacterium genomic segment:
- a CDS encoding phytanoyl-CoA dioxygenase family protein, giving the protein MTTYPLSEEQVRFYQENGYIQLFDVLPPDELARTRSALDDANRLTLDARHHTSAANPEYERVFVQKVNLWRVHEGMRRYVLNARVAEIARRLAGAERIRLWHDHALVKMPGDSRESPWHQDLPYWPMNESGALSCWMALDDVDERNGCMQFVPRSQSWGQLEPIRLVNAQDLFGLVTEPETKDFTPVVMRMPAGSCTFHHGLTFHYASANSTDRPRRAIITIYMPDGTTYSGKPHVVTDGLGLVPGQAFEGPMFPVLAGETVPA; this is encoded by the coding sequence ATGACGACCTACCCGCTCTCGGAGGAGCAGGTTCGCTTCTACCAGGAGAACGGCTATATCCAGTTGTTCGACGTGCTTCCGCCCGACGAGCTGGCGCGCACGCGCAGCGCCCTCGATGACGCCAACCGCCTCACGCTGGACGCCCGGCACCACACGAGCGCGGCCAACCCGGAGTACGAGCGGGTCTTCGTCCAGAAAGTCAACTTGTGGCGCGTACACGAGGGGATGCGGCGGTACGTCCTGAACGCTCGCGTAGCCGAGATCGCTCGGCGCCTGGCCGGGGCGGAGCGGATTCGGCTCTGGCATGACCACGCGCTCGTCAAGATGCCCGGCGACAGCCGTGAGTCGCCCTGGCACCAGGACCTGCCGTACTGGCCGATGAACGAGAGCGGCGCGCTATCCTGCTGGATGGCGCTGGACGATGTGGATGAGCGCAACGGTTGTATGCAGTTCGTGCCGCGCTCGCAGTCGTGGGGGCAACTGGAGCCGATCCGCCTGGTGAACGCGCAGGATCTGTTTGGCCTGGTGACCGAGCCGGAGACCAAGGACTTCACGCCCGTCGTAATGCGGATGCCGGCGGGGAGCTGCACGTTCCACCACGGCCTGACGTTCCACTATGCCAGCGCGAACTCCACCGACCGGCCCCGTCGCGCCATCATCACCATCTACATGCCCGACGGGACGACCTACAGCGGCAAGCCGCACGTGGTGACTGACGGGCTCGGTCTTGTTCCCGGCCAGGCGTTCGAGGGGCCGATGTTCCCGGTGCTGGCCGGCGAGACGGTGCCCGCGTAA
- a CDS encoding DUF1501 domain-containing protein, translating into MVPWTTCGGTERERADRNAVPLRGGRVSRREILGVASGAAAAWLARADTALAQSVFAPPSGPRSGRALIVVFLRGGADGLNMIVPYGDDGYHALRPTLRLAAPGDRGAGAADRALDLDGFFGLHPALALLRPLYARGQMAAVHACGSGDQSRSHFEAMRTMERGLAADPAGAASGWMARYLAASPPVHPSPLRAVALTSVMPDSLRGAPQATALSSIADYRLEHPAGGSAALVRSALSSLYGTGSDAVREAGRETLAVLNTVGRAAAAAGPETGAYPDSDLGRALRQVATLRRAEVGLETAFIDRGGWDTHVAQGSAGGWMAAALADLAGSLAAFTRDIGSLLERTTVIVMTEFGRRAAENSALGTDHGRASAMLVIGGGVRGGRVLARWPGLAEGALEPPGDLRVTTDYRSVLAAALAELAPGAEVASVFPGLVDPRPDLWRRPDSAKRAQIVDKSAP; encoded by the coding sequence ATGGTCCCGTGGACTACGTGCGGCGGAACGGAGCGCGAGCGCGCCGACCGGAACGCTGTCCCGCTGAGAGGGGGCCGCGTCTCACGCCGCGAGATCCTGGGCGTCGCCTCGGGCGCCGCGGCCGCCTGGCTGGCGCGCGCCGACACGGCCCTCGCGCAGAGCGTGTTCGCGCCGCCGTCCGGGCCGCGCTCCGGCCGCGCGCTCATCGTCGTGTTTCTGCGCGGCGGGGCAGACGGCCTCAACATGATCGTGCCGTATGGCGACGATGGATACCACGCGCTGCGGCCCACGCTGCGCCTGGCAGCGCCCGGCGACCGCGGAGCGGGCGCGGCGGATCGAGCCCTCGATCTGGACGGCTTCTTTGGCCTCCACCCCGCGCTGGCCCTGCTGCGACCGCTCTACGCTCGGGGCCAGATGGCCGCCGTTCACGCGTGCGGGTCTGGCGACCAGAGCCGGTCGCACTTCGAGGCGATGCGCACGATGGAGCGCGGCCTCGCGGCGGACCCCGCCGGCGCCGCCAGCGGCTGGATGGCCCGCTACCTGGCCGCGTCGCCGCCCGTGCACCCGAGTCCGCTCCGAGCCGTCGCGCTCACGAGCGTCATGCCCGACTCGCTGCGGGGCGCGCCGCAGGCCACCGCGCTGAGCTCCATCGCCGACTACCGCCTGGAGCACCCGGCCGGCGGCAGCGCTGCGCTCGTGCGTTCCGCGCTCTCCAGCCTCTACGGCACGGGAAGCGACGCGGTGCGCGAGGCCGGCCGCGAGACGCTCGCCGTGCTCAACACGGTGGGCCGGGCGGCGGCCGCCGCGGGCCCGGAGACAGGGGCGTACCCGGACAGCGACCTGGGGCGCGCCCTGCGCCAGGTGGCCACGCTGCGCAGGGCCGAGGTCGGCCTCGAGACGGCGTTCATCGATCGCGGCGGCTGGGACACGCACGTGGCGCAGGGCAGCGCCGGCGGCTGGATGGCGGCCGCCCTCGCCGACCTGGCCGGCTCGCTCGCGGCCTTCACTCGCGACATCGGCTCGCTGCTTGAGCGAACGACGGTCATCGTGATGACGGAGTTCGGCCGGCGCGCCGCCGAGAACAGCGCCCTCGGCACCGACCACGGCCGCGCAAGCGCGATGCTCGTGATCGGGGGCGGCGTGCGGGGCGGTCGCGTGCTGGCGCGATGGCCGGGCCTGGCCGAGGGCGCCCTCGAGCCGCCGGGCGACTTGCGCGTAACCACCGACTACCGCTCCGTGCTGGCCGCCGCGCTCGCCGAGCTCGCTCCCGGCGCCGAGGTCGCCTCGGTGTTCCCCGGGCTCGTGGACCCACGGCCCGACCTCTGGCGCCGGCCTGACTCCGCGAAGCGCGCGCAAATTGTAGACAAATCTGCACCTTGA
- a CDS encoding prepilin-type N-terminal cleavage/methylation domain-containing protein, whose amino-acid sequence MSIRKRGFTLIELLVVIAIIAILAAILFPVFAQARQAARGASSQSNLKQTTLGILMYVGDYDEVYPLDHQWGSSTAPVLLGGTPVTIWSWDILPYIKTANIYADPMAGTINRAVMPWWPYFIHYGYNYTVLSPYGGDFGAAPWARTPTALGAIAQPADTVMLSGKHTSEEIDGIWWYGAGTLSTLGTADPPDCADIPVWCFTGWGVGGTNDYSGLLKTKEAGGWTGGNSLRKSLMLNLTFCDGHAKFMSPGAGAAGTNWSWETDSDTTTITDRSRYMWDQL is encoded by the coding sequence ATGTCCATTCGAAAACGTGGGTTCACCCTGATCGAGCTCCTCGTTGTCATCGCGATCATCGCGATCCTAGCCGCAATCCTGTTCCCGGTTTTCGCGCAGGCCCGCCAGGCCGCCAGAGGCGCGTCGTCGCAGAGCAACCTCAAGCAGACGACGCTCGGCATCCTTATGTACGTCGGCGATTACGACGAGGTCTATCCCCTCGACCATCAGTGGGGCAGTTCGACCGCGCCCGTTCTGCTCGGCGGCACCCCGGTCACCATCTGGTCGTGGGACATCCTGCCCTACATCAAGACCGCCAACATCTACGCGGACCCGATGGCGGGCACGATCAACCGCGCCGTGATGCCCTGGTGGCCGTACTTCATCCACTACGGCTACAACTACACGGTCCTCAGCCCCTATGGCGGTGACTTCGGCGCTGCCCCGTGGGCGCGTACACCGACCGCGCTCGGCGCCATCGCGCAACCCGCCGACACCGTGATGCTCTCCGGCAAGCATACGTCCGAGGAGATCGATGGCATCTGGTGGTACGGCGCGGGCACCCTCTCCACCCTGGGCACCGCCGACCCGCCGGATTGCGCCGACATCCCGGTGTGGTGCTTCACCGGTTGGGGCGTGGGCGGAACCAACGACTACTCGGGCCTGCTGAAGACAAAGGAAGCCGGCGGCTGGACGGGCGGCAACTCGCTGCGCAAGAGCCTCATGCTGAACCTGACCTTCTGCGACGGCCATGCCAAGTTCATGTCGCCCGGCGCGGGCGCGGCCG
- a CDS encoding DUF1800 domain-containing protein encodes MRASRREWLAASAAAGAAGMLSGCARVVDRALPLPPAEPPPGIAVGRLGRLTRLLARAGFGPGPGDLALAAELGAERWVEMQLAASARPSAAQAARLRPARALDVPGMEVRELPENAAIALLQRATLLQAVYSPNQLLERLVDFWTNHFNIYARKRLGAALKPRDDLDVVRPHALGTFPAMLRASAHSPAMLGYLDNDVNRRGRPNENYGRELLELHTLGVDAGYTQRDVLEVARCFTGWTVERRFLRARGRFRFEAELHDDGEKTVLGHRIAPGGGRRDGERVLGILAAHPATARHVGGKLARCFLGEAGEAWTGRVAAIYERTGGDIREMVSLLLQAPELLSGPPILKRPFDLVVSALRVTGADTDGGPALHEHLARMGQPLHEWPMPDGYPDASAPWSGSMLARWNFALALAGGGIPGTSVPAAARETDDALARAILAGHGEGGVPAADVLLRHVARAGGAMRPSRADLAGLALASPAFQWR; translated from the coding sequence GTGAGGGCGAGCCGACGCGAGTGGCTGGCCGCGAGCGCCGCCGCGGGCGCGGCCGGGATGCTGAGCGGCTGCGCCCGCGTCGTCGACCGCGCACTGCCTCTCCCGCCTGCTGAGCCGCCGCCGGGCATCGCCGTCGGCCGCCTCGGCCGCCTGACCCGCCTGCTCGCCCGAGCCGGGTTCGGCCCGGGCCCGGGCGACCTCGCGCTCGCGGCCGAGCTCGGGGCGGAGCGCTGGGTCGAGATGCAACTTGCCGCCTCCGCGCGGCCGTCGGCTGCTCAGGCGGCGCGGCTGCGCCCGGCGCGCGCGCTGGACGTTCCGGGCATGGAGGTGCGGGAGCTTCCCGAGAACGCCGCGATCGCCCTCCTTCAGAGGGCCACGCTCCTCCAGGCGGTCTACAGCCCGAACCAGCTCTTGGAGCGCCTGGTCGACTTTTGGACGAACCACTTCAACATCTACGCGCGGAAGCGCCTCGGCGCCGCGCTGAAGCCTCGCGACGACCTGGACGTCGTCCGACCGCACGCCCTCGGCACGTTTCCGGCGATGCTGCGCGCCTCAGCGCACAGCCCGGCGATGCTGGGCTACCTGGACAACGACGTGAACCGCCGCGGCCGCCCGAACGAGAACTACGGCAGGGAGCTGCTGGAGCTGCACACGCTCGGCGTCGACGCCGGGTATACGCAGCGCGACGTGCTGGAGGTGGCCCGTTGCTTCACCGGGTGGACCGTGGAGCGGCGCTTCCTGCGCGCGCGCGGCCGATTCCGCTTCGAGGCCGAGCTTCACGACGATGGCGAGAAGACCGTGCTCGGCCACCGCATCGCCCCCGGCGGCGGCCGGCGCGACGGCGAGCGAGTGCTGGGCATCCTGGCCGCGCACCCGGCAACCGCGCGGCACGTGGGCGGCAAGCTGGCCCGCTGCTTCCTCGGCGAGGCGGGCGAGGCATGGACCGGCCGCGTGGCCGCCATCTACGAGCGGACCGGTGGCGACATCCGGGAGATGGTGAGCCTGCTGCTCCAGGCGCCCGAGCTCCTCTCCGGGCCGCCGATCCTGAAGCGGCCGTTCGATCTCGTCGTCTCGGCCCTCCGCGTCACCGGCGCTGACACCGACGGCGGCCCCGCGCTGCACGAGCACCTGGCCCGAATGGGTCAACCGCTGCACGAATGGCCAATGCCGGACGGCTACCCGGACGCGTCGGCGCCGTGGTCCGGGTCGATGCTCGCCCGCTGGAACTTCGCGCTCGCCCTGGCCGGCGGCGGCATTCCGGGCACGAGCGTGCCGGCGGCGGCGCGCGAGACCGACGACGCCCTGGCGCGCGCGATCCTTGCCGGGCACGGAGAGGGCGGGGTGCCCGCGGCCGACGTACTGCTTCGCCATGTCGCGCGAGCCGGCGGCGCAATGCGTCCATCGCGTGCCGACCTGGCCGGGCTCGCCCTGGCCAGCCCGGCATTCCAATGGCGCTGA